The proteins below are encoded in one region of Nitrospira sp. SG-bin1:
- a CDS encoding rhomboid family intramembrane serine protease — MIPLHDDNPTQRPPIITMIFIFICVAVFLYQVNLPQEAAELFALQYGAIPVIVFGQASFPDGVTAFPASLTLVTSMFLHGSWMHLLGNMLYLWIFGNNIEDAMGHAKFIVFYIVSGILAALSHALTDPSSQIPMVGASGAISAVLGAYLLLFPRAHVLVLLPAIGMTRVAAGVVLGMWFITQLVSGGMSVGAAGGGVAFFAHIGGFIAGMALIGFFKRKDVRFFSPGRSTWSQ; from the coding sequence ATGATTCCACTCCACGACGATAATCCCACTCAGCGGCCTCCCATCATCACAATGATCTTCATTTTCATCTGTGTCGCGGTATTTCTTTATCAAGTGAATCTTCCTCAGGAGGCTGCCGAGCTGTTCGCATTACAATACGGCGCCATCCCTGTCATTGTTTTTGGCCAGGCTTCATTCCCTGATGGAGTAACTGCTTTCCCGGCCTCTCTCACCCTGGTGACCAGCATGTTTTTGCACGGAAGTTGGATGCATCTCCTCGGAAACATGCTCTATCTTTGGATTTTCGGGAATAACATTGAAGACGCCATGGGTCATGCGAAATTCATCGTCTTCTACATCGTATCCGGTATTCTCGCGGCGCTGAGCCATGCCTTGACGGATCCTTCCTCACAAATCCCGATGGTAGGAGCCAGCGGGGCCATCTCGGCCGTACTCGGTGCTTATCTTCTGTTATTTCCTCGCGCTCACGTGCTGGTTTTGCTGCCGGCGATCGGGATGACTCGAGTGGCGGCGGGCGTAGTCTTAGGCATGTGGTTTATTACGCAGCTGGTCAGTGGAGGCATGAGCGTGGGAGCTGCTGGAGGCGGCGTCGCCTTTTTCGCTCATATCGGCGGATTCATTGCAGGTATGGCACTGATCGGTTTCTTCAAACGGAAAGATGTACGGTTTTTTTCTCCAGGTCGTTCGACATGGTCTCAATAG
- a CDS encoding cytochrome D ubiquinol oxidase subunit II yields the protein MTTTGRSPQIRQRPTLSREEILQQIGTLLDGREDDLHAALMTELLTGLLKLHDAHLDLLDVKIVNRAVKELRHAFGVFHGYRDRQKVSIFGSARTLSDDPNYQLAYRFAHAIVREGFMVITGGADGIMRAAQEGAGRENSFGVNIMLPFEQGPNSTIADDPKLITFKYFFTRKLMFQKEANAIALFPGGFGTHDEGFEILTLAQTGKSDPQPIVCLQAPGCDYWDDWSRFVTRQLLNRKLINEEDMSLFVIVDSAEAAVSHIRGFYRRYHSMRFVGRQLAIRLKQTITPEQLEQVRDRFADLLSGGTFELRGPLAEELDEPALRALPRLVFDFNRRSAGRLRQLISHLNEL from the coding sequence ATGACCACAACCGGGAGATCTCCGCAGATTCGGCAGCGTCCCACCTTGTCACGAGAGGAGATTCTGCAGCAAATTGGGACCCTTCTCGACGGTCGTGAGGACGACCTGCACGCTGCTCTCATGACGGAACTCCTCACGGGGTTGCTGAAACTCCATGATGCCCACCTTGATCTTCTGGATGTGAAAATCGTGAATCGCGCCGTCAAAGAACTTCGCCATGCATTCGGCGTCTTTCATGGGTATCGCGATCGCCAAAAAGTCAGCATTTTCGGCTCTGCACGAACCCTCTCTGACGATCCCAACTATCAACTCGCCTACCGGTTCGCCCACGCCATCGTCCGGGAAGGCTTCATGGTCATCACAGGAGGAGCCGATGGGATCATGCGTGCGGCGCAAGAGGGTGCCGGACGCGAAAACAGCTTCGGCGTCAATATCATGCTTCCGTTCGAGCAAGGTCCTAACTCCACGATCGCCGATGACCCGAAGCTCATTACCTTCAAATACTTTTTCACCCGCAAATTGATGTTTCAAAAGGAAGCCAACGCGATCGCGCTCTTTCCTGGAGGGTTCGGCACACATGATGAAGGTTTTGAGATTCTGACCTTGGCTCAGACCGGTAAGAGCGATCCTCAACCGATCGTTTGTCTACAGGCTCCCGGCTGCGATTACTGGGATGATTGGTCGAGGTTTGTGACGAGGCAACTACTGAATCGGAAACTGATCAATGAAGAGGACATGAGCCTTTTCGTCATCGTGGATTCTGCGGAAGCGGCGGTGAGCCACATCCGTGGATTCTACCGTCGTTACCACTCGATGCGTTTTGTGGGAAGACAGCTGGCGATACGCCTCAAGCAGACCATTACCCCTGAACAACTCGAGCAGGTACGAGACCGATTCGCCGATCTCTTATCCGGGGGCACGTTCGAACTTCGAGGCCCCCTGGCGGAGGAATTAGATGAACCGGCCCTGCGCGCTCTCCCTCGACTCGTGTTTGATTTTAATCGACGCAGCGCCGGGCGGCTTCGCCAGCTGATCAGTCACCTCAATGAGTTGTGA
- a CDS encoding cytochrome C554, translated as MNHPILHTMAVATALLVLASIASAEPTFEGRKKCYNCHKSQGESWDKTLHAKAIESLKPNTRKEAKLKAKLDPKKDYTKDKDCIGCHVDGWGKEGGYAIEEPDKFLTGVGCESCHGAGSDYRKLHRKAGEAFEKSQKTMERERLVEAGQDFEFAEKCHACHLNYEGSPWKGVKKPYTPFTPKVDKKYAFDFEKAVRSDKALHEHFKLDGVFTGQPIPKFHEEFQKKAKPPVKSDKVDEE; from the coding sequence ATGAATCATCCCATTCTTCACACGATGGCCGTGGCAACTGCGTTATTGGTTCTGGCGAGCATCGCGTCGGCGGAGCCCACCTTCGAGGGTCGGAAGAAATGCTATAACTGCCACAAGAGTCAAGGAGAATCCTGGGATAAGACACTCCATGCGAAGGCCATCGAATCGCTAAAACCGAATACCCGGAAGGAAGCGAAGCTGAAAGCCAAACTCGACCCGAAGAAGGATTACACCAAAGACAAGGATTGTATCGGTTGCCATGTGGACGGTTGGGGCAAAGAAGGCGGGTACGCCATTGAAGAGCCGGACAAGTTTCTGACCGGTGTCGGGTGCGAATCGTGCCATGGGGCCGGGAGCGACTATCGGAAGCTCCATCGCAAAGCAGGGGAGGCTTTTGAAAAGTCCCAGAAAACGATGGAGCGAGAGAGATTGGTTGAAGCGGGACAAGATTTCGAGTTTGCTGAAAAGTGTCACGCGTGCCATCTGAACTACGAAGGATCACCTTGGAAGGGAGTGAAGAAACCCTATACGCCCTTCACTCCGAAGGTCGACAAGAAGTATGCGTTTGACTTCGAAAAAGCCGTTCGCAGCGACAAAGCCTTGCACGAGCACTTCAAGCTGGACGGCGTTTTCACGGGGCAACCCATACCCAAATTCCACGAGGAATTCCAGAAGAAGGCCAAGCCGCCCGTCAAATCCGACAAGGTGGATGAGGAATGA
- a CDS encoding ABC transporter ATP-binding protein produces the protein MLIFKRFRPFVRPYLARLMLAGLLVSGVALINLALIRLAGTLWDIVTVQQDAGQMTRSIGLFLSLVIVQGLCSMGHSYLTAWVAQHVVADFRKHLFGHLQTLTVRFFAQRRTGELLSRVMNDVTVIQSIVTETPIDSVKQLVTFVGGISFLLMMNWRLCLLILILLPLLVLVAKLFGRRLKSLSTSIQDHTATLSTLVEEVVSGIRIVKSFVQTQREETRFATQVNETLRLTLHRAGIMAVFIPVISLVTFSAAAAVLWYGGRQVIEGTVTPGELFAFVLFAGILIGPFSSGARIFTQLKEAQGATQRVFEILDAQSEIADRPEAQSLSTIEGHVRVEAISFGYDPRHPVLSNLSFEAKPGELIALVGPTGAGKTTVINLLHRFYDPTDGRITIDGKDLRHVTVESWYRQIALVPQETILFGGTIHENIRYGDMTANEAAVLEASKAAHAHDFITSLPAGYDTVVGEKGVNLSGGQRQRIAIARAVLKNPRILLLDEATSSLDTESERLVQEALQHLMKGRTTFVVAHRLSTIQRADRILVLDKGKLVEEGTHSQLMDCKGLYYYLYTLRQHESAS, from the coding sequence ATGTTGATCTTCAAACGATTCCGCCCGTTCGTGCGCCCTTATTTGGCTCGCTTGATGTTGGCTGGGCTTTTGGTGAGCGGAGTTGCGCTTATTAACCTCGCGTTGATTCGTCTCGCCGGAACCCTTTGGGACATCGTCACCGTCCAACAGGACGCCGGTCAGATGACTCGGTCGATCGGCCTGTTCTTGAGCCTGGTGATCGTGCAGGGATTGTGCTCCATGGGTCACAGCTATCTGACGGCATGGGTGGCTCAGCACGTGGTCGCCGACTTTCGCAAACATCTCTTCGGCCATCTGCAGACGTTGACGGTCAGGTTTTTCGCGCAGCGCCGAACCGGAGAGTTGCTGTCGCGAGTGATGAATGACGTCACCGTCATTCAATCCATCGTCACGGAAACCCCCATCGACAGCGTCAAGCAACTTGTGACCTTCGTGGGTGGCATTAGCTTTCTACTGATGATGAATTGGCGCCTCTGCTTGCTGATTTTGATCCTGTTGCCACTCTTGGTCTTGGTCGCAAAACTCTTTGGCCGCAGGCTGAAGTCGCTCTCCACCTCCATTCAGGACCATACCGCCACGCTCAGCACCTTGGTCGAAGAAGTGGTGTCAGGCATCCGTATCGTCAAATCCTTCGTGCAAACACAACGGGAAGAAACCCGCTTCGCCACCCAGGTGAACGAGACGCTTCGTCTCACCCTGCATCGGGCCGGCATCATGGCCGTGTTCATACCGGTGATCAGCCTCGTCACCTTCTCCGCGGCCGCAGCGGTACTGTGGTACGGCGGTCGGCAGGTCATCGAAGGGACGGTCACGCCAGGGGAGCTCTTCGCTTTCGTCCTCTTTGCCGGCATCCTCATCGGCCCGTTCAGCTCAGGAGCCCGCATCTTTACGCAGCTTAAAGAGGCCCAGGGAGCCACTCAACGAGTCTTCGAGATTTTGGACGCCCAGTCGGAAATTGCAGATCGACCCGAGGCGCAGAGTCTCTCCACGATCGAAGGGCACGTCCGAGTCGAGGCAATCAGTTTTGGTTACGATCCTCGACATCCGGTATTATCGAACCTCTCCTTTGAAGCGAAGCCCGGTGAACTCATCGCTTTGGTCGGCCCCACCGGCGCCGGAAAGACTACCGTGATCAATCTGCTGCACCGCTTCTACGATCCGACGGATGGCCGTATCACGATCGACGGCAAAGACTTGCGCCATGTGACCGTTGAAAGCTGGTACCGACAGATCGCGTTGGTTCCACAAGAGACGATCCTTTTTGGAGGCACCATCCACGAGAACATTCGCTACGGCGATATGACGGCCAATGAAGCAGCCGTATTGGAGGCGAGCAAGGCCGCGCACGCGCATGACTTCATCACGAGCTTGCCGGCAGGGTATGACACCGTGGTGGGTGAAAAAGGAGTCAACCTCTCAGGAGGACAACGCCAACGGATCGCGATCGCGCGCGCGGTCCTGAAGAATCCTCGCATTCTGTTGCTGGATGAAGCGACTTCATCGCTCGATACCGAATCGGAACGGCTGGTTCAGGAAGCCCTTCAACACCTCATGAAAGGACGGACGACCTTCGTCGTCGCCCACCGGCTGTCGACTATTCAGCGTGCCGACCGAATTCTGGTCCTCGACAAGGGGAAACTGGTGGAGGAAGGCACCCACTCGCAACTGATGGACTGCAAGGGGTTGTACTACTACCTCTATACTCTCCGCCAACATGAATCGGCCTCTTAA
- a CDS encoding L-aspartate oxidase — MPQTVQEADFLVIGSGVAGLRAALELCRVGRVIVLTKGHPLQSNSIFAQGGVAVALSEEDDVAIHMTDTVKAGHGLCRREAVRVLVEEGPDRIQELIRWGAKFDKSGGKFAFAREAAHSRNRILRARGDATGNEMVRVLMTQAARHRRIVRLDYHFTVDLVVEDGRCCGAVVLDEGSGEHFIIPAKAVVLSTGGAGQIFARTTNPPNATGDGMAMAFRAGAELQDMEFVQFHPTSLYLPSSPPFLLSEAMRGEGGQLRNNRGETFMPRYHPLGALAPRDIVARAIWAEMAATRARHVYLDVTHLGANFIKRRFPTIYATCLRHDIDITEEWIPVSPSAHYMMGGVATDINGATTLPGLFAAGEVACSGVHGANRLASNSLLEGLVFGMRAGVAAVSWAIRRSMPDVTSHMEHLRSGRLERLEDAEKIRSSLRRTMWGQVGLIRSRESLIRATAQLTRWEQMVSGSFAGRADLEVKNMVQVAHCVAEAALWRENSVGAHYRSDFTETTSAGWKQHSRLYSEVRATGRRESKTGGRIVAGRTPKTE, encoded by the coding sequence ATGCCGCAGACAGTGCAGGAAGCGGATTTTTTGGTCATCGGCAGCGGAGTCGCCGGGCTTCGCGCTGCGTTGGAACTCTGCCGGGTCGGTCGAGTCATCGTGCTTACCAAAGGCCATCCTTTACAGAGTAATTCCATCTTCGCGCAAGGGGGAGTGGCCGTGGCGTTGAGTGAAGAGGACGATGTCGCCATTCATATGACGGATACGGTGAAGGCCGGCCACGGCCTGTGTCGCCGTGAAGCGGTGCGCGTATTGGTCGAGGAAGGACCGGATCGGATTCAAGAACTCATCCGCTGGGGCGCGAAATTCGACAAAAGCGGCGGCAAGTTTGCCTTTGCTCGTGAAGCCGCCCATAGCCGCAACCGAATTCTCCGAGCGAGAGGCGATGCGACCGGAAACGAAATGGTTCGAGTTCTCATGACGCAGGCTGCCCGACACAGGCGGATCGTCCGACTGGATTACCACTTCACCGTCGATCTCGTGGTCGAGGACGGCCGATGCTGCGGGGCCGTGGTGCTTGATGAAGGTTCTGGGGAACACTTCATCATTCCAGCCAAGGCCGTTGTCCTGTCGACAGGGGGGGCGGGACAGATTTTTGCCCGCACCACGAACCCACCCAACGCGACTGGTGACGGCATGGCGATGGCCTTTCGTGCGGGAGCGGAGCTCCAGGACATGGAATTCGTCCAGTTTCACCCGACGTCGCTGTATCTGCCGTCGAGCCCGCCGTTTTTGCTGTCGGAAGCCATGCGAGGAGAGGGCGGTCAGCTGCGCAACAATAGGGGAGAGACGTTCATGCCACGGTATCACCCGCTCGGTGCCCTCGCTCCACGGGATATCGTCGCACGGGCTATCTGGGCGGAGATGGCGGCGACCCGTGCACGACATGTCTACCTTGATGTAACTCACTTGGGAGCCAATTTCATCAAACGGCGATTCCCGACGATCTATGCGACCTGTCTGCGTCATGATATCGATATCACGGAAGAATGGATTCCGGTCTCTCCGAGCGCCCACTACATGATGGGAGGGGTGGCAACTGATATCAACGGAGCCACGACATTGCCGGGCCTTTTTGCGGCTGGCGAGGTCGCGTGCAGCGGTGTGCACGGTGCGAACCGTCTGGCCAGCAATTCATTGCTGGAAGGGTTGGTGTTTGGAATGCGGGCCGGCGTCGCCGCCGTGTCTTGGGCCATCCGTCGCTCAATGCCCGATGTGACTTCCCATATGGAACACCTCAGATCCGGTCGGTTGGAGCGGTTGGAAGATGCCGAAAAAATACGGAGTTCGCTTCGCCGGACCATGTGGGGACAGGTGGGGCTCATCCGTTCTCGGGAGTCGCTCATTCGTGCCACGGCCCAGCTTACCCGGTGGGAACAGATGGTGTCCGGATCCTTTGCCGGGAGAGCCGATTTGGAAGTCAAAAATATGGTTCAAGTGGCGCATTGCGTGGCGGAGGCTGCGCTGTGGAGAGAAAACAGCGTCGGCGCCCATTACCGATCAGACTTCACGGAAACCACTTCAGCGGGATGGAAGCAGCACAGCCGACTGTATTCCGAGGTTCGTGCTACTGGCCGGCGGGAATCGAAGACAGGGGGGCGGATTGTGGCAGGGCGTACTCCGAAGACGGAATGA